One Olsenella sp. oral taxon 807 DNA segment encodes these proteins:
- a CDS encoding DUF5104 domain-containing protein has protein sequence MVRRSLIAAALSLACALLQGGCSLPRTDSAIGGELSSELLRRLNEDDVAGVEAMFCEASRARPELRGEIERGMAFFEGRVETDKRRSYLFGLVSFSDNDWRVLSASSQSVDHGRVLEYYVNPHITGIVTDAGKRYEMYIYYYETCVGHEDLEGVSEIYIWEVLRDGTRGEKCVIGQYLDPSRPPEPREEDTTRHDWGPTQDTGEREGTRSAGLSDQQIAEPCADHGAVL, from the coding sequence GTGGTGAGGCGCTCGCTCATCGCGGCCGCGCTCTCCCTCGCGTGCGCCCTGCTGCAGGGGGGCTGCTCCCTCCCGAGGACGGACTCCGCCATAGGGGGCGAGCTGTCATCGGAGCTCCTGCGCCGCCTGAACGAGGACGACGTCGCGGGCGTGGAGGCGATGTTCTGCGAGGCGAGCCGCGCGAGGCCGGAGCTCAGGGGGGAGATAGAGCGGGGCATGGCCTTCTTCGAGGGCAGGGTGGAGACGGACAAGAGGAGGAGCTACCTCTTCGGCCTCGTCTCGTTCTCGGACAACGACTGGAGGGTCCTCTCGGCCAGCTCGCAGTCCGTAGACCACGGCAGGGTGCTCGAGTACTACGTCAACCCGCATATCACCGGGATCGTCACCGACGCCGGGAAGAGGTACGAGATGTACATCTACTACTACGAGACGTGCGTCGGTCACGAGGACCTGGAGGGCGTCTCCGAGATTTATATCTGGGAGGTCCTCCGGGACGGGACGAGGGGCGAGAAGTGCGTGATCGGCCAGTACCTGGACCCGTCAAGACCGCCCGAGCCCCGCGAGGAGGACACGACGCGGCACGACTGGGGCCCAACCCAGGACACGGGCGAGCGGGAGGGCACCAGGAGCGCCGGTCTGTCCGATCAACAGATAGCTGAGCCGTGCGCGGACCACGGCGCCGTGCTTTGA
- a CDS encoding RidA family protein, with protein sequence MEKTAIVTDKAPAALGPYSAAIKVKDSIHVSGQIPIDPATGELVAADIKGQTRQSLTNIKNILEAAGSSMCDVVETTVLLTDIDEFGPMNEVYAEFFSKPYPARAAFQVVALPKGAKVEIKATARV encoded by the coding sequence ATGGAAAAGACCGCCATCGTTACCGACAAGGCACCTGCCGCGCTCGGTCCCTATTCTGCCGCTATCAAGGTCAAGGACAGCATTCACGTGTCGGGGCAGATCCCCATCGACCCTGCCACTGGCGAGCTTGTGGCTGCGGATATCAAGGGTCAGACTCGCCAGAGCCTCACCAACATCAAGAACATCCTTGAGGCTGCCGGCTCCTCCATGTGCGACGTCGTCGAGACCACCGTCCTCTTGACCGACATCGACGAGTTCGGTCCCATGAATGAGGTCTACGCGGAGTTCTTCTCCAAGCCCTATCCCGCTCGCGCCGCCTTCCAGGTGGTCGCGCTGCCTAAGGGAGCGAAGGTCGAGATCAAGGCTACTGCCCGTGTCTAG
- a CDS encoding transposase: MAPWPPPSPRRARPAPRPTRPGGWPPSSGAGSPPRDQVSRLCAAVDGEVDAFLARDWSAMRLDCLFLDATYAGCRVSGRVRSEALVTAIGVGDDGRRRLVGLACANAESYASWRGFLQDLEGRGVRNVRLVTSDAHDGLAGAIREVYPEATWQRRVVHARRDVLAKIDGREAQRRARAAVSPILGESDPTLVRAPCHEAVDELASFAPDASRVLEDAEVDALAYLSFPREHRAEIRTNNARERTSRGHKRRAKGRPDVPVDGVRSAPARRHRGRGGRRLGIREPVHVEGVPQARPGAREGRESHRGVRPERGGEGARRGHHDGGA, translated from the coding sequence ATCGCGCCCTGGCCGCCGCCGTCGCCGAGACGTGCGCGGCCGGCACCCCGGCCCACGAGGCCGGGAGGGTGGCCGCCAAGCTCGGGGGCGGGGTCGCCCCCGAGGGACCAGGTCTCGCGCCTGTGCGCCGCGGTCGACGGGGAGGTCGACGCGTTTCTGGCAAGGGACTGGTCGGCCATGCGCCTCGACTGCCTGTTCCTGGACGCCACCTACGCGGGGTGCCGCGTCTCCGGGCGCGTGCGCTCCGAGGCCCTCGTCACCGCCATCGGCGTCGGCGACGACGGGCGCAGGCGCCTCGTGGGCCTCGCGTGCGCGAACGCCGAGAGCTACGCCTCCTGGCGCGGCTTCCTGCAGGACCTCGAGGGACGCGGGGTGCGCAACGTGCGCCTCGTCACCTCCGACGCCCACGACGGGCTCGCCGGGGCGATCCGGGAGGTCTACCCCGAGGCGACGTGGCAGCGCCGCGTCGTCCACGCCAGGCGCGACGTGCTCGCCAAGATCGACGGCAGGGAGGCCCAGCGCCGCGCCCGCGCCGCCGTGTCCCCCATCCTCGGGGAGTCCGACCCCACGCTCGTGCGCGCCCCCTGCCACGAGGCCGTCGACGAGCTGGCCTCCTTCGCGCCGGACGCCTCCCGCGTGCTCGAGGACGCCGAGGTCGACGCGCTCGCATACCTGTCGTTCCCGCGCGAGCACCGCGCCGAGATCCGGACCAACAACGCGCGGGAGCGCACGAGCCGCGGGCACAAGCGCAGGGCCAAGGGTCGCCCGGACGTTCCCGTCGACGGAGTCCGTTCTGCGCCTGCTCGGCGGCATCGTGGACGAGGCGGACGCCGACTGGGCATCCGAGAACCTGTTCATGTCGAGGGAGTCCCTCAGGCCCGTCCTGGGGCTCGAGAGGGCCGAGAATCGCATCGAGGGGTTCGCCCCGAGCGAGGAGGTGAGGGCGCGCGCCGAGGTCATCATGATGGTGGCGCTTGA
- a CDS encoding acylphosphatase, producing MSWSWPWSRKATPEAAEPRNLDGLIRWRLRYTGRVQGVGFRFTVRGLARECKVTGWVKNLDDGDVLIEAQGTPDQVSALTDAIKRESARERTWVRATLATREELAPQQEQDFRIVH from the coding sequence ATGAGCTGGTCATGGCCCTGGAGCCGCAAGGCAACACCCGAGGCGGCAGAGCCACGCAATCTGGATGGTCTAATCCGGTGGCGCTTGCGCTACACGGGACGAGTCCAAGGCGTCGGCTTCCGCTTTACCGTCAGGGGTCTCGCTAGAGAGTGTAAGGTCACGGGTTGGGTCAAGAACCTCGATGACGGAGACGTCCTCATCGAGGCCCAAGGCACCCCAGACCAAGTGAGCGCCCTCACAGACGCCATCAAGCGCGAGAGCGCACGTGAGAGGACCTGGGTGAGGGCCACACTCGCCACGCGGGAGGAGCTGGCACCCCAGCAAGAACAGGACTTTCGAATCGTGCACTAG
- the ligA gene encoding NAD-dependent DNA ligase LigA — MTDERDLGAQGSPFTDARPRPEGAGEAGQGAIPTSGQSLRERAAELNRVLEHAAYAYYALDEPEMSDAEFDRRLQELIALEAEHPELVSPDSYTQRIGGYVSRQFEPVLHARRMYSIDDAMGLAELDEWLARTDEALGATAAQPVAYTCELKIDGLGIALTYTNGQLLRAATRGDGTTGENVTANALTIKDIPRALKPAGLARVADGGLGQSVEVRGEVYMPKASFVRLNEESDAAGRAPFANPRNAAAGSLRQKNAKITRSRDLRTFIYAVADERPLQVSTQHDFLTWLSDCGFSVNPHARLVQSSAEVHAYCQDALTHREELDYDIDGVVVKVDSFASQGALGFTARAPRWSVALKFPPEERRTILRAIRVQVGRTGVLTPVAEFDPVVVAGSTIARATLHNIDELRRKDVREGDTIVVHKAGDVIPEVVGPVTEGDLAVEHEARPLWQMPERCPACGSPVVREEGEVAYRCLSLDCPAQATERLIHWGSRAAMDIDGLGDELVGRMVEQGLLADVADYYDKLSVDVLAAVDSGRRYETSTRDHRKGDPIVLGATIATKVMGQVEASKQAGLARVLFGLGIRHVGANVASLLATHFGSMQALTLASEEDIAVIDGIGPKIAEAVREFLSIPRNLAVIERLRKAGVSLEQEGFGQLPQRPQSLSGLSFVLTGTLEGHSRSEATARLKELGAKVSGSVSKRTSFVVAGAAAGSKLTKAQDLGVPVLDEAALDRILETGEPPAGGRPGE, encoded by the coding sequence ATGACAGACGAGAGAGACCTTGGCGCTCAGGGGTCGCCGTTCACGGATGCGCGGCCAAGACCAGAGGGGGCGGGAGAGGCCGGACAGGGGGCCATCCCCACCAGCGGGCAGAGTCTGCGAGAGCGTGCTGCTGAGCTCAACCGCGTCTTGGAGCACGCCGCCTATGCCTACTACGCGCTCGACGAGCCCGAGATGAGCGACGCTGAGTTCGACCGCAGGTTGCAGGAGCTCATCGCCCTCGAGGCGGAACACCCCGAGCTTGTGAGCCCTGACAGCTACACCCAGCGCATCGGCGGCTACGTCTCGAGGCAGTTCGAGCCGGTGCTCCATGCCCGTCGCATGTACTCCATCGATGACGCGATGGGTCTTGCGGAGCTCGACGAGTGGCTTGCCCGCACAGACGAGGCGCTCGGTGCCACGGCTGCACAACCCGTTGCCTATACCTGCGAGCTCAAGATAGACGGTCTCGGCATCGCCCTCACCTACACGAACGGGCAGCTTCTCAGGGCGGCGACGCGCGGTGACGGCACCACGGGCGAGAACGTCACGGCCAACGCGCTCACGATCAAGGACATCCCGAGGGCACTCAAGCCCGCGGGTCTCGCTCGTGTCGCCGATGGCGGGCTGGGCCAGAGCGTGGAGGTGCGCGGCGAGGTCTACATGCCCAAGGCGAGCTTCGTGCGGCTGAACGAGGAGAGCGACGCTGCCGGTCGCGCGCCCTTCGCAAATCCACGCAATGCCGCTGCAGGGAGTCTGCGCCAGAAGAACGCTAAGATTACCCGCTCCCGTGACCTCAGGACCTTCATCTACGCCGTTGCGGACGAGAGACCGCTTCAGGTGAGCACCCAGCATGACTTTCTTACCTGGCTCTCTGACTGCGGCTTCTCGGTGAACCCGCACGCCCGCCTCGTACAGAGCTCGGCCGAGGTCCATGCCTACTGCCAGGATGCCCTTACGCATCGCGAGGAGCTTGACTACGACATCGATGGCGTCGTCGTGAAGGTTGACTCGTTTGCCAGCCAAGGTGCCCTGGGCTTCACGGCGCGCGCGCCGCGCTGGTCGGTCGCCCTCAAGTTTCCTCCGGAGGAGAGGCGCACCATCTTGCGCGCAATCCGCGTGCAGGTGGGGCGCACCGGCGTCCTCACGCCGGTCGCGGAATTCGACCCCGTGGTGGTGGCGGGCTCCACCATCGCCCGGGCGACCCTGCACAACATCGACGAGCTGCGACGCAAGGACGTGCGCGAGGGCGACACGATCGTGGTCCATAAGGCGGGCGATGTCATCCCCGAGGTCGTTGGTCCCGTGACCGAGGGTGACCTAGCGGTCGAGCACGAGGCGCGACCGCTCTGGCAGATGCCCGAGCGCTGCCCCGCCTGCGGGAGCCCCGTCGTGCGCGAGGAGGGAGAGGTTGCCTACCGTTGTCTTTCCCTCGACTGTCCCGCGCAGGCTACCGAGCGCCTCATCCACTGGGGCAGCCGCGCTGCCATGGACATCGATGGCTTGGGAGACGAGCTCGTGGGCCGGATGGTCGAGCAGGGGCTACTCGCTGACGTCGCGGACTACTACGACAAGCTCAGTGTGGACGTGCTTGCGGCCGTGGACAGCGGTCGCAGGTACGAGACGAGCACGCGGGACCACCGCAAGGGGGACCCCATCGTCCTTGGTGCGACCATCGCGACCAAGGTCATGGGGCAGGTCGAGGCTTCCAAGCAAGCCGGTCTCGCACGTGTCCTCTTTGGTTTGGGCATCCGTCATGTGGGCGCCAACGTGGCGTCTCTGCTCGCGACCCACTTTGGGAGCATGCAGGCGCTGACGCTCGCCTCCGAAGAGGACATTGCCGTGATCGACGGCATCGGTCCCAAGATTGCGGAGGCGGTCAGGGAGTTCCTCTCGATTCCCAGAAACCTGGCCGTGATAGAGCGCCTGCGCAAGGCTGGGGTATCTCTCGAGCAGGAGGGCTTTGGCCAGCTGCCCCAAAGACCCCAGAGCCTCTCTGGTCTTAGCTTTGTGCTCACAGGCACGCTTGAGGGACACAGCCGCAGCGAGGCCACAGCTCGTCTCAAGGAGCTGGGTGCTAAGGTCTCGGGTTCCGTCTCCAAGAGGACGAGCTTCGTGGTCGCGGGTGCCGCTGCGGGCTCCAAGCTCACGAAGGCACAGGACCTGGGCGTGCCCGTACTCGATGAGGCGGCGCTCGACAGGATTCTCGAGACGGGCGAGCCGCCCGCAGGCGGACGCCCGGGCGAGTAG
- a CDS encoding Gfo/Idh/MocA family protein, which produces MSAKPSGQKATRSVSARQVPATRASRRLSLGHAPYLHWGVIGCGVIANQMAEALALQGRQLDGVANRTPSKAHDFADKHGVKRCYETIDELIGSPDIDAIWLTTPHNTHIHFLRQALTAGKHVLCEKSITLNGGELREAIDLAKRTGVQLMDANTILHMPLYRALTRRLAAGEFGPMNLVQLNFGSYKAYDMENRFFNPQLAGGALLDIGVYAATLARLFMMSGPDDVVSIMNAAPTGVDETSGIVMRNPQGQMATMTLSLHSKQPKRAMISCDKCYIEIMEYPRADSARIVWTSDGHVEAFSAGTTDYALCYEMADMEAAVAGDVETRGLMRITLDVMDLMDRLRRDWQFRYPEEQ; this is translated from the coding sequence ATGTCAGCCAAACCATCCGGCCAAAAGGCCACGAGGAGCGTGTCTGCCAGGCAGGTGCCCGCCACGAGGGCGTCAAGGCGCCTCTCCTTAGGGCATGCCCCCTACCTGCACTGGGGCGTCATCGGTTGCGGTGTCATAGCAAACCAGATGGCCGAGGCACTCGCCCTCCAGGGACGTCAGCTCGACGGCGTCGCAAACAGGACCCCCTCGAAGGCGCACGACTTTGCGGACAAGCATGGCGTCAAGAGGTGCTACGAGACCATCGATGAGCTCATTGGCAGTCCCGACATCGACGCCATCTGGCTCACGACGCCACACAACACCCACATTCACTTCCTGCGCCAAGCCCTGACCGCAGGTAAGCACGTCCTCTGCGAGAAGTCCATCACCCTCAACGGGGGTGAGCTGCGGGAGGCCATCGATCTGGCAAAGAGAACCGGCGTCCAGCTCATGGACGCCAACACGATCCTGCACATGCCCCTCTACCGAGCGCTCACGCGACGCCTGGCCGCAGGAGAGTTTGGTCCCATGAACCTCGTGCAGCTGAACTTTGGAAGCTACAAGGCGTACGATATGGAAAACCGCTTCTTCAATCCGCAGCTTGCCGGAGGAGCCTTGCTCGACATTGGCGTCTATGCGGCCACGCTCGCACGCCTCTTCATGATGTCAGGTCCAGACGACGTCGTCTCCATCATGAATGCGGCCCCCACCGGCGTCGATGAGACCTCGGGCATCGTGATGCGCAACCCCCAAGGTCAGATGGCGACCATGACCCTCTCGCTCCACTCCAAGCAGCCCAAGCGGGCCATGATCAGCTGCGACAAGTGCTACATCGAGATCATGGAGTACCCTCGCGCCGACTCCGCACGCATCGTCTGGACCTCAGACGGCCACGTCGAGGCCTTCAGCGCTGGCACGACCGACTACGCGCTTTGCTACGAGATGGCCGACATGGAGGCCGCCGTCGCAGGCGACGTCGAGACGCGCGGCCTCATGCGCATCACCCTCGACGTGATGGACCTCATGGATCGCCTGCGTCGCGATTGGCAGTTTAGGTATCCCGAGGAGCAGTGA
- a CDS encoding DMT family transporter produces the protein MRLPKNIPVWAFECAIALSALIWGASFVVVKGALDAVTPGWLVTIRFAVAGLVLSVIFWRRLHNYLDVSHVLAGVMIGVPAGLAYLIQNVGLVGTTPGRNAFLTTTYCVMVPFFNWALLRRRPGANNVAAALMALVGVGLLSLGDSGADLSPSLSSGDALTLVSACFFALNIVAVGRYAAAHDYAVITIVMFAVSSLICAVYALVAEPLPDLAAMPADFWWQMSYVALLSTALATLLQNLAQRHVEPSKAALLFSLESVFAVAFSVLLYGERLTPRLVAGFALIFFAVLVSELVVSRGGARAGRQEGDRDARAGR, from the coding sequence ATGAGACTTCCCAAGAACATACCTGTCTGGGCCTTCGAGTGCGCGATCGCCCTCTCCGCCCTCATATGGGGCGCGTCCTTCGTCGTGGTGAAGGGCGCGCTCGACGCCGTTACCCCAGGGTGGCTCGTGACGATCCGCTTCGCTGTGGCGGGGCTTGTCCTTTCCGTCATTTTCTGGAGACGCCTTCACAACTACCTGGACGTCAGTCACGTGCTCGCAGGCGTCATGATCGGCGTACCCGCTGGCTTGGCGTACCTCATTCAAAACGTGGGGCTCGTGGGAACGACTCCCGGGCGCAATGCCTTTCTTACGACCACCTACTGTGTTATGGTGCCGTTTTTCAACTGGGCGCTGCTGCGCCGCAGGCCCGGCGCGAACAACGTCGCGGCCGCCCTCATGGCGCTCGTGGGCGTGGGCCTCCTCTCGCTCGGCGACAGCGGTGCCGACCTCTCTCCCTCGCTCTCATCAGGTGATGCGCTCACGTTGGTCTCGGCCTGCTTCTTTGCGCTCAACATCGTCGCCGTCGGCCGCTATGCGGCGGCACACGACTACGCGGTCATCACCATCGTCATGTTTGCCGTGAGCTCACTTATCTGCGCCGTCTACGCGCTCGTGGCGGAACCTCTGCCGGACCTCGCCGCTATGCCCGCAGACTTCTGGTGGCAGATGTCCTACGTGGCGCTGCTCTCTACGGCGCTCGCCACCCTCCTGCAGAACCTGGCCCAACGCCACGTCGAGCCCTCCAAGGCCGCACTGCTCTTCTCGCTCGAGAGCGTCTTTGCCGTCGCGTTTAGCGTGCTCCTGTACGGGGAGAGGCTCACCCCGCGCCTCGTGGCGGGATTTGCCCTCATCTTCTTTGCCGTACTCGTAAGCGAGCTTGTGGTGTCACGAGGGGGAGCAAGAGCCGGCCGCCAGGAAGGTGACCGTGACGCGCGGGCGGGCAGATAG
- the larD gene encoding D/L-lactic acid transporter LarD has product MSHNILAEFGSTALMIIFGVGVHCDTVLKGTKYQGSGHMFAITTWSFGITVALFVFGGAVCMNPAMALAQCMLGLVPWDMFVPYAVAEMLGGFAGAVIAWFMYADDFKASEGVIDPIAQRNIFSTNPIVQNIPRDFFCEAICTFVFITAILATAARAGENVLLLAIGVGLIVWAVGMGMGGITGFAMNQARDLGPRLAYQLLPIKDKADNNWSYGLLVPGIAPFVGAALAAFFVHGFLGLF; this is encoded by the coding sequence ATGTCCCACAACATTCTGGCCGAGTTCGGAAGCACCGCACTGATGATCATCTTTGGCGTCGGCGTCCACTGTGACACCGTGCTGAAAGGGACCAAATACCAGGGGTCTGGCCACATGTTCGCGATCACGACCTGGTCCTTTGGCATAACGGTGGCGCTGTTCGTCTTTGGGGGCGCAGTCTGCATGAACCCGGCCATGGCGCTGGCCCAGTGCATGCTCGGCCTCGTGCCCTGGGACATGTTCGTGCCCTATGCGGTCGCCGAGATGCTCGGTGGCTTTGCGGGCGCCGTGATAGCGTGGTTCATGTACGCCGACGACTTCAAGGCCTCTGAGGGGGTCATCGACCCCATCGCGCAGCGCAATATCTTCTCCACCAACCCCATCGTGCAGAACATCCCGCGCGATTTCTTCTGCGAGGCCATCTGCACCTTCGTCTTCATCACGGCCATCCTAGCCACGGCCGCTCGGGCGGGCGAGAACGTGCTGCTGCTCGCCATCGGAGTCGGTCTCATCGTGTGGGCAGTGGGCATGGGCATGGGCGGCATCACGGGCTTTGCGATGAACCAGGCCCGTGACCTCGGACCGCGCTTGGCCTACCAGCTGCTTCCCATCAAGGACAAGGCCGATAACAACTGGAGCTACGGTCTGCTCGTCCCCGGCATCGCCCCCTTCGTGGGCGCCGCCCTGGCGGCGTTCTTCGTCCACGGCTTCTTGGGCCTGTTCTAG
- a CDS encoding ABC transporter ATP-binding protein: protein MGSAGTAQGREYSKRTSLRLLRELLGPYKGLAAATLALLLIDVVGMLYVPTELSALVNTAVSGGSHHALVTHGLVMLVSALAGSGGCIASYWFASRLAARVGRDLRVRVYEQSLSLTSFEFSQLGTGSMITRTLSDANVVQQTLVMSFLMLAPLPVICVVAIVLAYGTDAIMGHLLLVVTLTMLAISAVAVTRSAPIFLRLQEFIDHMNSRLRESITGMRVIRAFGKEAHERTRLGKTFEEYAKNAIRVNLVFSITDASCFFLMNVAEFAVMWLGADRVGAHAMQIGSITAFVQYVILILFFTMMAQFAILQLPRAMACLTRAAEVLDIRPSILDPATKVTTLPHSELIARFDHVSFRFADASEDTLHDLCLSLRRGQMTAIIGNTGSGKSTIAKMLLRFNDVSSGKLCVLGADVRSLTQAQLRTHMAYVPQKAWLFSGTIAENLRDADPQASDERLWHAIGVAQADFVRELPDGLDAPVAQGGTNFSGGQRQRLAIARALVRRADLYIFDDSFSALDYRTDAALRHALSHELAGAAVLIIAQRVSTIREAAQIVVLKEGRIVGVGTHEMLMGDCKDYRSIVESQERGGTLDG, encoded by the coding sequence ATGGGTAGCGCAGGCACCGCGCAGGGACGTGAGTACAGCAAGCGCACGTCCCTGCGCCTTCTGAGGGAGCTTTTAGGCCCGTATAAGGGCCTTGCCGCAGCCACGCTGGCGCTGCTCCTCATAGACGTCGTAGGCATGCTCTACGTCCCTACAGAGCTTTCCGCCCTCGTGAATACGGCCGTCTCGGGCGGATCGCATCACGCGCTCGTGACTCATGGCCTCGTTATGCTCGTCTCGGCCCTCGCCGGCTCAGGTGGCTGCATCGCCTCATACTGGTTCGCGTCGCGCCTGGCGGCACGCGTCGGCCGCGATCTGCGCGTACGTGTCTACGAGCAGTCCCTCTCGCTTACGAGCTTTGAGTTTTCCCAGCTGGGGACAGGCTCCATGATCACGCGCACGCTCTCGGACGCAAACGTAGTCCAGCAGACGCTGGTCATGAGCTTTCTCATGCTTGCCCCGCTTCCCGTCATCTGCGTCGTCGCCATCGTGCTGGCATACGGTACCGACGCGATCATGGGGCATCTGCTCCTTGTGGTCACCCTCACCATGCTTGCCATATCAGCCGTGGCCGTGACAAGGTCGGCACCCATCTTCCTCAGGCTTCAGGAGTTCATCGACCACATGAACTCGCGCCTCCGCGAGTCGATCACAGGCATGCGCGTCATCCGTGCCTTTGGCAAGGAGGCCCACGAGCGAACGCGCCTGGGAAAGACCTTCGAGGAGTACGCCAAAAATGCCATCCGCGTGAACCTCGTCTTCTCCATCACGGACGCCTCCTGCTTCTTTCTCATGAACGTGGCCGAGTTTGCCGTCATGTGGCTTGGCGCCGACCGCGTGGGAGCCCATGCCATGCAGATAGGTTCCATCACGGCGTTCGTGCAGTACGTGATCCTCATCCTCTTCTTCACGATGATGGCCCAGTTTGCGATCCTGCAGCTTCCGCGCGCCATGGCCTGCCTCACGCGTGCGGCGGAGGTCTTAGACATACGACCTTCCATCCTTGATCCCGCAACCAAGGTCACGACCCTACCCCACAGCGAGCTGATCGCCCGTTTTGACCACGTAAGCTTTCGCTTTGCCGATGCCTCGGAAGACACCCTGCACGATCTCTGCCTCTCCCTGCGTCGCGGCCAAATGACGGCCATCATAGGTAACACCGGCTCTGGCAAGTCCACCATAGCCAAGATGCTCCTGCGCTTCAACGATGTGAGCTCAGGGAAGCTCTGCGTTCTTGGCGCAGATGTCCGCTCGCTCACGCAGGCGCAGCTCAGGACACACATGGCCTATGTCCCCCAGAAGGCATGGCTCTTCTCGGGCACCATCGCCGAGAACCTGCGCGATGCCGATCCACAGGCCTCAGACGAGCGCCTCTGGCACGCCATCGGCGTGGCGCAGGCCGACTTCGTGCGCGAGCTCCCGGATGGTCTTGACGCCCCTGTGGCGCAGGGCGGAACCAACTTCAGCGGGGGACAGCGCCAGCGCCTGGCCATTGCCCGCGCCCTCGTGCGCAGGGCCGATCTCTACATCTTCGACGACTCGTTCTCCGCCCTCGACTACAGGACGGATGCGGCGCTGCGCCATGCGCTCTCGCACGAACTCGCAGGCGCGGCCGTGCTCATCATCGCCCAGCGTGTGAGCACCATTCGCGAGGCCGCGCAGATCGTCGTCCTGAAGGAAGGGAGGATCGTGGGTGTGGGCACGCACGAGATGCTGATGGGGGACTGCAAGGACTATCGAAGCATTGTCGAGTCCCAGGAAAGGGGAGGCACTCTGGATGGCTAG